The sequence CATCTATAGCTCTTGTGTCTTGTAAAAAAGAAACGGCAAAAATCACGAAAGTAGATCCTAAAACAGGAAAAACAGTAACGGTAGAAGTTCCTGCGGATTCTGTAGCGAAAGTTGCAGAAAATCCAGCTATCAGAGACTCTGCTGGAATCGTTATTCAGACTTTCAAGCTTGAAAAAGGGAAAACTTATCCTCTTACCACTTATCAGAGAGATGTAAAAACAATGACGGATCCTCAGGGGAAATCTATCACTGCGACTTCAGAATCTACAGATGAAATGAACTTCGTAGTAAACGATATCAAAGGAAATGTATATGATATGACTCTTAACCTGGTTTCCAAAAGAAGTTCTCAGTCTGCACAAGGTAAAACAGTAGTTGTAGACACTAAACAGGCTCTTCCTAAGGAAGATGATCTTAAAATGATCTGGAATATCAACAAAGCGCTTACCAGCAATAAACTTGATATGAAAATGGATACAAAAGGGAATGTTATTTCCATTACAGGTTTTGATGCTGTTTATACCAAAGTTACAGCAGCTATTGGAACTCTTATTAAGGATGCTAATGAAAGAGCAAGTGTTGTCGCAAGTCTTAAAGAGTCTTTTAATGAAAAGGTATTGAAAGATCAATTCAGCAAAAATCTTTCTATTATTCCTAAAAAAGGAGTAAAAATAGGAGAAAAATGGACAACTTCTGAAAATGCAGATCCAAGTGGAGCCATTAAGGTTACTTCAAACTATGTTTTAAAAAGCCTAGGAAACGGAACTGCTGAAATTGCTGTAACCGGAGGTATTCCTAAGAAAACTGAAAAGAAGGCTCAGGGACCTATCACCCACAGCATGAGCAGTGAGCTTGTTCAGAACGGGACCATCAAATTTGATGAAAATACAGGATGGATCACCAACCAGAACATCAATGTAAAAACAACACAGATTGAAAGCATTTCAGACGGAAAACAATCTCAATCTATGAAGAGCGTTTCCAATTCTTCTGTAATGGTAAACCCTTCTGTAAAATAATTAAAGCTTAAAAGAGTAAGGATCAAACATTGACTCTTACTCTTTAAACCTTAAATCAATTTATTATGAAGTACATTCTTGAGTTAGTACTGTCTGCCATTATTATTTTCTTTGTCTGGAATATTCTGAAAAGAATTTTCTTTAAGACATTTTACAGCTACAGGTTCAATAACCAACAGCATAATAATTCAAGAGAGGATATCCACAACTCGAATAAGAATAACAAAAAAGACCTTAAATGGGATGCAGAAACCGTAGACTATGAAGAGGTAAAAGAGAGTAATGACAAAAGGTAAAAAATCCAAGAAATAAAAGATAATAACCAGCATGGCAAAAAACAAAAACTTAATTTATATTGCAGTTTCATTAGTAGTATTTATAGTTTTAGCATTTTTATATTCTACTCCTGTATTTTCAGGAAAACAGCTTTTCCAGCATGATATCGTACAATACAGAGGGGGAGCAAAAGAACTTCTAGACTATAGAGCTAACACAGGAAATGAAACCTATTGGAGTGACTCCATGTTCGGGGGAATGCCGACTTATCAGATGGGTAGCCAGTTTAAGGGCGATATCATCAAGAAAATCGACAGCAACCTGAACTTCCTGCCAAGACCGGTCAATTATCTCTTCCTGCTTTTTGCAGGTTTTTTCCTTTTGGGAATGGTAGTGGTCAGAAACTGGAAATATGCCTTATTGGGCGCAACCTTTTTCGGGCTTTCCACTTATTTCTATATCATTATTGCTGCGGGACACAATGGAAAGGTAAATACCATTGAATATTTCGCACCGCTTTTAGCCGGTATTTTACTGGTTTACATCAGAAAACAATACATCTGGGGATTTATTGTTACGACCCTTTTTATGGGACTTCAGATTGCAGCGAACCACCCGCAGATGACCTATTATCTGTTTCTGGCTTTAGGATTTTTATTCCTTTCTGAACTAATCAGAGCGATCCAGAAAAAGACTCCGATGAAACATTTCCTTATTTCTTCAGGAATCATTGCAGCCTCTTGTATTATTGGTGTTGGAATGAATTCCCAAAGAATCATGGCCAATTCTGAATATGTAAAGGAAACTGTTCGTGGAAAACAGATCTTAACCAATGACAGCCATACTTCAGGAAAATCCGGAATGGATAAAGAAAGTATGCTGATGTGGAGCTACGGGCAACTGGAAACTTTAAACCTTTTCATTCCAAGATTAATGGGTGGCGGAAGCCAGGAACCGGAAGCTAAGGAAATGATGAACAAGGTACAGGAGCTTGTTCAGGAAAATGTAGGTTCGCAGGCTGAAATGGACAGAATTTCGAAAGGTTTCAGCGGAATGACCTATTGGGGAGATCAACCGGGAACTTCAGGACCAGCATACCAGGGAGCTATCGTATGTTTCCTTGCGCTATTAGGCTTCTTCTTTGCATCAAAAAAATACCGTTATTGGATCTTAGGAGCTTCTATTCTGACCATTTTATTGGCCTGGGGAAGCAACTTTATGCCTTTATCCGATTTCTTTATTGATTATGTTCCGTTTTACAATAAATTCAGAGCACCTTCTTCTATCCTTGTGGTAGTAGAGTTGCTATTCCCTTTAATTGCTATTTTAGGATTATACAGATTCTTCACCGATGAAAAGCTGACAGAAGAATACAAACAGAAAATTCTGATGTATGTAAGTGGTGGGACTTTAGGGTTACTGTTAGTTCTTTTACTATTCGGTAAACCATTGCTAGGGTTTTCTACTGCGGGTGAGAAGACTTACTTCCCTCCTTTCTTGTTGGATTATTTAGTGGATGAAAGATATAAGTTATTTAAAGCAGATGCTGTAAAAGCATTCATTTATGTAGCCATTGCTGCTGCTGCTTTATTCTTTAGCCTGAAGAAAAAACTTAGTCCTAATATTGCTTTGGCAGTGATTGGTATAGTAAGTTTATTTGATCTGTGGACAGTTAACAAACGTTATTTAAATGACGAAAACTATGTAGACAAAATCTTTGCAGAAAACCCTTTCCAGACAGAAAGCTCAGATCTATTAGTAGAAAAGACACAAGGAAATCCAAACCTTGAATCTATTTTATCTACTGTAAATATTAATAAGGCTTTAGAGACTATCGCGGATAAAGACAAGGCACATTATAGAATTTACAACCAAACTCTAGGGGTTACCAGTGAGACCAACACCTCTTACTTTAAAGCTTCTATCGGAGGTTATCATGCTGTAAAGCTAAGAAGATATGATGATGTATTGAATGCTTATATCAACAATATCGACAGTGTGAGAACTCCTAAAATCCTTAACTTACTGAATGCAAAATATATGGTTTTCGGAGGTCCGGATCAGCCTCAGGTTGTTCCTAATCCTAAAGCCAACGGAAATGCATGGTTTGTAAGTGATCTTAAGTTTGTAGATACGCCTAACGAAGAAATTAAATCTATCGGGGAAATCGACAACAAAAAAACAGCTGTCATTGCAGCTTCTGACAAGGCTTATTTCAGTAATAAACCTGTTCAGGCTGACTCTACAGCATTTATCAATTTAACGACGTACCAACCTAACGAGTTAGAATTTAAATCGCAGTCTAAAACGCCTCAATTGGCTGTTTTCTCTGAAGTCTATTATCCTCACGGATGGAAGGTTCTTGTAGATGAAAAAGAGGTCCCTTATATCAAAGCTGATTATTTGCTTCGTGCGGTACACGTTCCTGCAGGAAATCACCACATCAGAATGGTATTTGAACCGGAAGTGATTGAAAAAGGAAAATGGATCTCACTTTTAAGCTTCGGATTATTTATTGCATTAGCTGCCTTTGGAATTTTCTGGATGAATAAGAATAAGAAAAAAGAAGCTTTAGCTGAACCGAGTGCCTAATGTAAACATTGTGTACTGTCATTCTGAATGGAGCATAGCGCAATGAAGAATCTCAAGTCAAAATGAAAACATTAGGAATACATAATTACTATGTTTATATACTAACCAATAAAGTAAAAACAGTATTGTATACGGGTGTCCAATGATTTGAAAAACAGATTATATTGGCATCAACATCCAGAAGCTATTGATAAGAGTTTCACATCAAAATATAAATGCTTTTATTTAATCTATTTTGAGCATTTTGATGTTATTGAAACCGCAATAGCAAGAGAAAAACAAATAAAAGGCTGGACTCGAGAAAAGAAAGAAAACTTAATTACAGAATTCAATTCTGATTGGAAATTTCTGAATGAAGAGGTAGAATGAGATTCTTCACTACGCTACGCTTCGTTCAGAATGACAAATGAATGACAAACGTCTGATTTACCCAAGAAATGGAACAAAAGAAAATATTAATTATCACCTATTACTGGCCTCCTGCGGGAGGCCCTGGTGTTCAAAGGTGGCTGAAATTTGCTAAATATCTGCCGGATTTTGGATGGAAACCTGTGATCTATACTCCAGAGAACCCAAGCTATCCATTGATGGATGAAACACTGATGAAGGATGTTCCTGAAAATATTGAAATCGTTAGAACCAAGATCTGGGAGCCTTATCAGCTTGCTGAAAAGCTTAATAAAAGCAATAAAAAATTCAAGGCTGGACAATTTGATGTAGGAAAAAACCAAAGCTGGAAATCCAAGCTTTCTATTTGGGTAAGAGGGAACTTTTTCATTCCTGATGCCAGAGTTTTCTGGGTAAAACCCTCTATTACATTTCTGGAAAAATATTTACAGGAAAATAAGATTGATACCATTGTAACTTCTGGTCCGCCCCACTCCCTTCATCTGATTGGATTAGGCTTAAAAGATCAATTACCCAACCTTAAATGGATTGCTGATTTCCGCGATCCATGGACAGAAATTTCCTATTATAAACACCTGAAGCTTACCAAGAGTTCAGATAAAAAACACCGTCAACTGGAAAGTGCTGTGTTTAAAAATGCAGACATTACCCTGGCAACAAGTTATACGGATGCCGACAACTTCAGAAAAGCCGGTGCCAATACGGTTTGTATTACGAATGGTTTTGACGAAAGTGATTCAAAAGAAAATACAGCACAACAAAAAGAGTCCAATACAGCCTTTGTACTAAGTTATATCGGAGTTCTGGAACAACTTAGAAACCCTGAAAATCTTTGGCAAGCACTGGATGAACTGGTAAAGGAAAATGAAGAATTTGCAAAGTATTTCAGCTTAAAATTTGTAGGCAGAATTGATGATAAGATTCTGAATACCCTAGAAAACTCAAATCTGAAAAATCATATTTTGAACTTGGGTTATCTTTCACATGGCAAAGCGGTTGAAGAAATGCAGACTTCAGAAATATTGCTGATTACCAATTTTCCGAACGAATCTTCAAAAGGAATTATTCCCGGAAAAATATTTGAGTACCTGGCCTCCGGAAAACAAATCCTTTCGTTTGGCCCTAATCAGGCTGATGTTGCCAGAATACTGGAGGAAACCCATGCAGGGAAACATTTCAGCTATAATGATTCCGAAACCGTAAAAAGATTCATCCTTGAAAAGTTTGAACTTTGGAAAAACGGGAATCTTTCTGAAAACACACAACATATTGACCAGTTTTCCAGAAAAAATCTCACCCAACAACTGGTCAAAATTTTATAAAGAAGCATCAGAAATTTTCAAACTACAAAAGCCACAAAAGTGTTTAAGATAAAACTTTTGTGGCTTTTGTGATTAAACTTGAAAGTATCTAATCTTTTTTTACCCTTCTTAAATTGTCCATTGGTCATTCACCACGGCAATCAGATAGTATTTTCCCTGAAACTCTTCAAATACAAAACGAAGGGTCTTCCAGTCCATTTCACCATTCTTTTCAGTTCCTTTGATATAGTTTTCTGTAAAATCTTTCTTAGGATAGATTTTTTCAAGGTTATTCAGAGAGTTTCCACCACCAATAAATTTGTTCAAAGAATACTGAGATGCAGTAAAATTTGCAGCAAAAACCCATTTTCCAAGATAGTCATTAATTGTTGCTTTATAAGGATCTCCGGAACCATCCTTTGCCCCCCAGGTAAATAATGTTTTGGTAGGCTGGTATTTTTCAAACTCTTCTTTAGAGAAATGTTTATCTCCTTTGGGATCTACAAAAGCATACATGGAGAAACTAATTCCCTTTTCGGGATGAATTAATGAAGCAAATGTTTTATAATCCTTAGCTTTCAAGGCTTGTAAGACCTCATCATTGACCTTTTTAATATCACCTTCTTTCTTTACTTTTTCTTTAGCAATTGTTGCACTATCCAATGGTGTTACACGGGTAATGGTATCAATTTCACTGGGAACCGGCTTTCCAGCTTCTTTCTTACAGGCTACCACCAGGCTCAGCATAAGTATTGAAACGAATAGTTTTTTCATATCTTTTAGTTTTGTAATAGATAGAAAAACACCAAAACTGATGCCAATGCGGTGTTTTAAAGTGTAAGGTTCCAAGTTAGTATTCTTTCAATAGTTTTATTTTTCCTATTTTATTCTTCATGGCTGCTTATCAGTAATCTTCTCTGTTTCAATGAAGGCTTTTTCCCAATTACATTGTACCTTTGGGGTATGGAAATTTTGGATATTCTCATTATAGGAGCAGGGCCTATTGGTATCAACTGTGCCATTGAAGCCCAGAAAAACAACTTGAATTATTTAATCATAGAAAAAGGAACCATTGTCAACTCATTATACAATTATCCTTTATATATGCGGTTCTTTTCTACCGCTGAGAAACTGGAAATTGATGGAACTCCCTTTATTTCCACCGCTCCCAAACCGGGAAGGCAGGATGCTTTGGAATATTACCAGGGAATTGCCCGGCAAAAGAATCTGAATATTCACCTTTATGAAAAAGTGTTGAACATATCCAAAACCCTTGATATGTTTGATATCGAAACAACAAAAGGAAATTATAAAGCTAGAAATGTCGTGATTGCCACAGGGTTTTATGATATTCCGAACCTTATGAATATTCCGGGTGAGGAACTTCCGAAGGTAAAGCATTATTATACCGAACCTTATCCGTATGCAAGGCAGAAAGTGGTCGTGATAGGATCAAGCAATTCCGCGGTGGATGCTGCTCTGGAAACGTATAGAAAAGGAGCTGAAGTGACTATGATTATCCGTCATTCCGAGATTTCAAAAAGTGTGAAATATTGGGTAAAACCGGATATTGAAAACAGAATTGCAGAAGGAAATATTAAAGCGTATTTTAATGCTGAAATGATGGAGGTAAAAGAAAATTTTGTGATTTTCAAGGATGAAAAAAACCAAATTCATGAGATTGAAAATGATTTTGTTCTGGCCATGACAGGCTACCTTCCTGATTTTGAATTTCTGAAAAATTCCGGAATTGTCCTGAATGGGGATTGCCTGAATCCGTTTTATAATTCTGAAACCATGGAAACTAATATTCCTGATCTATATCTTGCAGGAGTCGTTTGTGGTGGAAAGGATACACATCTTTGGTTCATCGAAAATTCAAGGATTCATGCCCATTTGATTGTTAATTCTATTTTATCTAAATCTTCTGTAAATCAATCATAGCTTTTCCTGTTAAAAAATTAGAAAGTATAAACCATAGCCCCTGATTAAGTCATATGTAATCAGGGGCTATGGTTATTTCTTAATTCTCTTTAAAAACAAGATCTTCTTCTTTTTGATTCTTTCCTTTAAGCATCCACGGAATAACAAAATAAAAGGCAATGGCAATTCCCGTTGCCAGTACTCCTGTTCCAATCCATAAAGTGTTAAAGCCTAATTTATCCGCAATCAGAGTTCCTATATAAGGTGTAATGATAAATGCTATGGAAAAAGACATCCCGTTCAGTCCCATATATGCTCCTTTATTATTCGCTCCTGAACGTAATGCAGTAATGGTTGACATAAAAGGTAGCGTCCAGATTTCCCCAATACATAATAACGTCATAGAGACCAATAAAGTAATCATGCTATAGTCAAAAGCTAACATTGCATAGGATAATCCACATATAAATGTTCCGACCAACATCGTAAAAGCCAATGTAAAATACTTCTCTGAAAGCTGTACAAATCCCATTTCAAGAAGAACAATCAGGAAACCACTGTATCCTAAAATATAACCTATATTCTGCTGGCTCAAATGAGCTGTATCTTTATAGAAGATTGTCAGCGTGCTGAATAGCTGGAAGAAACAAATCGAGAACAGCATACATAGAAAACAGAAAATTAAAAACTTAGTGTCCTGATAAGGTGAGTTCTCTTTTTTAATAATTATTGCTTCTTTTACTTTTTTCGATTCCTGTTTAGCCAATTTTGCCCGGCCTTTAAAGAACCAAATATACATCAGTCCAGCCAATAAGGCAGCCAGCGCATTACTGTAAAACAGGAATTCATAGGAAATAGCAGACAGAATTCCTCCCAATGCAGGGCCTATGGAAAATCCTAAATTAACGGCCATACGGTTCAGAGAAAAAGCTCTTGTTATATTTTCCGGTTTCGCATATTTGGTAATTGCTACGGAGTTTGCCGGACGAAATGTTTCACTTACAATACTCTGAGCAAGGATAATCCCTGCCAGCCCTGCTTCAGTTTCAAATAAAGGAATCATACAGAACAAAGGTACACTGAGCAGTAAACTCAAACTCTGTACCCTATATTCACCAATTTTATCGGTGACCATTCCACCCAGCCATGAACCAATAACCGAACCGATTCCAAAAAAACTCAGGACAATCCCTGAATTCTCAATGCTAAAATGTAAATGATCTGTCATATAAACTCCCAAAAAAGGAAGTACCATAGAACCTGCCCTGTTGATGAGCATTACCAACGCCAGCATCCAACTCTCCTGCGAGAGTCCTTTGAAAGAACTCGTGTATATGTTTATTAGTTTCACAATAATATGTTGGGGGGAAAATTTGAAAGTGCAAAGTTAGGTAAAAATCACTGTAACACCCTTTATTTTAAGCCTTTTTTACGAATAACATTTATAAGAATAAACAATCAACTGTATCCGGATAAAAACGAATATTTTCGATATATAAGATTTAAAATCATTTATAAAATTCGTAAATTGCAGTAACAACAGGTTTTTTAACCTTAAATTTTATTGAACATCTATAAAAAATCAACCAACAGTAAGAATGGTAACCTACGAAAACTTACACGATACGCTGTCTTTTTATAGTATTGACTGCCGCGAATCCTACTACATATCCTCCGGAAAACCCATTTTTGAATTCCCAAAAACGTCTTTCAGAATGGATTATTATGCGCTTTGTATCTGTACTGCGGGAGAAATAAGTGTTGAAATAGATCATCATCAGTATAAAGCAGATGCACACAGTATTCTGGTGGCTGCTCCGTCTACAATTGTAAAATTTCTGAAAACCAGTCAGGATTTCAGGATGAAACTATTATTCTTCGATAAGAATTTTCTGATCAAAAATATCTCTAACCCTTTTATCATTGAGAAAATGAACCTGTTTTCCAAAGGTTCCTACAGTATTGTAAAAACCACTCCTAAAAATGCTTTAGTATTACAAGATCTTTTGAATTACCTCAAAAAGAAATCCAGAAAACAGGGAAAATTTACTGAAGAAATTGTTCGTACCATTATTTTCAATCTTCTGCTGGAAACCGCAGAAATCCTGGAAACGAAACATATGACAGCTTCTGATAAGGAAGAAGGAAAAAAAGATCTGTTCCTTAAATTCAGTCAACTGATCCGGGAAAATATCAGACAACACAGAACGGTTCAATTCTATGCCGATCAGCTTTGTGTTTCCAATAAATACCTTATCGAGGTCATCAAAAAAGCCAGTGGAAAGACTCCGCATGAAGTTATTGACGAAGCCTTATTGAAAGAAGCTTATGTCATGCTGGGAAATCCGGACCTTACAATTTCAGAAATAGCTTTTGAACTTCAGTTCAATTCCACCTCTGCCTTTGGTCGTTTTTTCAAAAAACATACATCCTTTGCTCCTTCTGAGTACAGAATAACGGAAAATATCCAGTCCTAGGAATTTCGGGATACTAATTCTGACATTAGGGATATACATCGCATTTTGAATAGGGGTACCTTTATCATGTTCATTAAAAACAAAAACAAAATGAGTACGATCAATTCAAAATTCGACAACGTTTTAAATACCTCTGATCAGTTTGGGAAAGTAAATCACGAACCGGATTCAAGCAAAGAAGTTCAGATTAACACTCCTGAAAAGACCATGCCTTTTTCAGACCAGATCGGAAACTATCAAAGAAATAAAGGGATTCCTTTACAATCCTACGAAAACAGCAAAAT is a genomic window of Chryseobacterium nakagawai containing:
- a CDS encoding DUF6263 family protein, translating into MKNIAAIALLSSIALVSCKKETAKITKVDPKTGKTVTVEVPADSVAKVAENPAIRDSAGIVIQTFKLEKGKTYPLTTYQRDVKTMTDPQGKSITATSESTDEMNFVVNDIKGNVYDMTLNLVSKRSSQSAQGKTVVVDTKQALPKEDDLKMIWNINKALTSNKLDMKMDTKGNVISITGFDAVYTKVTAAIGTLIKDANERASVVASLKESFNEKVLKDQFSKNLSIIPKKGVKIGEKWTTSENADPSGAIKVTSNYVLKSLGNGTAEIAVTGGIPKKTEKKAQGPITHSMSSELVQNGTIKFDENTGWITNQNINVKTTQIESISDGKQSQSMKSVSNSSVMVNPSVK
- a CDS encoding GIY-YIG nuclease family protein — protein: MSNDLKNRLYWHQHPEAIDKSFTSKYKCFYLIYFEHFDVIETAIAREKQIKGWTREKKENLITEFNSDWKFLNEEVE
- a CDS encoding helix-turn-helix domain-containing protein — translated: MVTYENLHDTLSFYSIDCRESYYISSGKPIFEFPKTSFRMDYYALCICTAGEISVEIDHHQYKADAHSILVAAPSTIVKFLKTSQDFRMKLLFFDKNFLIKNISNPFIIEKMNLFSKGSYSIVKTTPKNALVLQDLLNYLKKKSRKQGKFTEEIVRTIIFNLLLETAEILETKHMTASDKEEGKKDLFLKFSQLIRENIRQHRTVQFYADQLCVSNKYLIEVIKKASGKTPHEVIDEALLKEAYVMLGNPDLTISEIAFELQFNSTSAFGRFFKKHTSFAPSEYRITENIQS
- a CDS encoding MFS transporter codes for the protein MLALVMLINRAGSMVLPFLGVYMTDHLHFSIENSGIVLSFFGIGSVIGSWLGGMVTDKIGEYRVQSLSLLLSVPLFCMIPLFETEAGLAGIILAQSIVSETFRPANSVAITKYAKPENITRAFSLNRMAVNLGFSIGPALGGILSAISYEFLFYSNALAALLAGLMYIWFFKGRAKLAKQESKKVKEAIIIKKENSPYQDTKFLIFCFLCMLFSICFFQLFSTLTIFYKDTAHLSQQNIGYILGYSGFLIVLLEMGFVQLSEKYFTLAFTMLVGTFICGLSYAMLAFDYSMITLLVSMTLLCIGEIWTLPFMSTITALRSGANNKGAYMGLNGMSFSIAFIITPYIGTLIADKLGFNTLWIGTGVLATGIAIAFYFVIPWMLKGKNQKEEDLVFKEN
- a CDS encoding glycosyltransferase family protein; this encodes MEQKKILIITYYWPPAGGPGVQRWLKFAKYLPDFGWKPVIYTPENPSYPLMDETLMKDVPENIEIVRTKIWEPYQLAEKLNKSNKKFKAGQFDVGKNQSWKSKLSIWVRGNFFIPDARVFWVKPSITFLEKYLQENKIDTIVTSGPPHSLHLIGLGLKDQLPNLKWIADFRDPWTEISYYKHLKLTKSSDKKHRQLESAVFKNADITLATSYTDADNFRKAGANTVCITNGFDESDSKENTAQQKESNTAFVLSYIGVLEQLRNPENLWQALDELVKENEEFAKYFSLKFVGRIDDKILNTLENSNLKNHILNLGYLSHGKAVEEMQTSEILLITNFPNESSKGIIPGKIFEYLASGKQILSFGPNQADVARILEETHAGKHFSYNDSETVKRFILEKFELWKNGNLSENTQHIDQFSRKNLTQQLVKIL
- a CDS encoding YfhO family protein; this encodes MAKNKNLIYIAVSLVVFIVLAFLYSTPVFSGKQLFQHDIVQYRGGAKELLDYRANTGNETYWSDSMFGGMPTYQMGSQFKGDIIKKIDSNLNFLPRPVNYLFLLFAGFFLLGMVVVRNWKYALLGATFFGLSTYFYIIIAAGHNGKVNTIEYFAPLLAGILLVYIRKQYIWGFIVTTLFMGLQIAANHPQMTYYLFLALGFLFLSELIRAIQKKTPMKHFLISSGIIAASCIIGVGMNSQRIMANSEYVKETVRGKQILTNDSHTSGKSGMDKESMLMWSYGQLETLNLFIPRLMGGGSQEPEAKEMMNKVQELVQENVGSQAEMDRISKGFSGMTYWGDQPGTSGPAYQGAIVCFLALLGFFFASKKYRYWILGASILTILLAWGSNFMPLSDFFIDYVPFYNKFRAPSSILVVVELLFPLIAILGLYRFFTDEKLTEEYKQKILMYVSGGTLGLLLVLLLFGKPLLGFSTAGEKTYFPPFLLDYLVDERYKLFKADAVKAFIYVAIAAAALFFSLKKKLSPNIALAVIGIVSLFDLWTVNKRYLNDENYVDKIFAENPFQTESSDLLVEKTQGNPNLESILSTVNINKALETIADKDKAHYRIYNQTLGVTSETNTSYFKASIGGYHAVKLRRYDDVLNAYINNIDSVRTPKILNLLNAKYMVFGGPDQPQVVPNPKANGNAWFVSDLKFVDTPNEEIKSIGEIDNKKTAVIAASDKAYFSNKPVQADSTAFINLTTYQPNELEFKSQSKTPQLAVFSEVYYPHGWKVLVDEKEVPYIKADYLLRAVHVPAGNHHIRMVFEPEVIEKGKWISLLSFGLFIALAAFGIFWMNKNKKKEALAEPSA
- a CDS encoding YpdA family putative bacillithiol disulfide reductase codes for the protein MEILDILIIGAGPIGINCAIEAQKNNLNYLIIEKGTIVNSLYNYPLYMRFFSTAEKLEIDGTPFISTAPKPGRQDALEYYQGIARQKNLNIHLYEKVLNISKTLDMFDIETTKGNYKARNVVIATGFYDIPNLMNIPGEELPKVKHYYTEPYPYARQKVVVIGSSNSAVDAALETYRKGAEVTMIIRHSEISKSVKYWVKPDIENRIAEGNIKAYFNAEMMEVKENFVIFKDEKNQIHEIENDFVLAMTGYLPDFEFLKNSGIVLNGDCLNPFYNSETMETNIPDLYLAGVVCGGKDTHLWFIENSRIHAHLIVNSILSKSSVNQS